From the bacterium genome, one window contains:
- a CDS encoding DNA-binding protein, whose protein sequence is MNQSKIQNQFKIFVFFMFFVVIKNLVYASPISSTELIKKAKEYDGKMVYYEGEVVGSVMKRGNIAWLNISDGNFAIGVFVQISQLPKITYHGCYKAIGDRIMVKGIFHRACPNHGGELDIHATSLEIIKPGNLVKHPINLVRVRISLLLSLIALVIIITHFITKTKFDKG, encoded by the coding sequence ATGAATCAATCCAAAATCCAAAATCAATTTAAAATCTTTGTATTTTTTATGTTCTTTGTGGTTATAAAGAATCTTGTTTATGCATCTCCTATTTCATCGACCGAATTAATTAAAAAGGCAAAAGAATACGATGGGAAAATGGTTTATTATGAGGGTGAGGTCGTTGGTTCGGTAATGAAAAGAGGGAATATTGCCTGGCTTAATATTAGCGATGGGAATTTTGCCATTGGTGTTTTTGTTCAAATCTCGCAACTCCCAAAGATTACTTACCACGGTTGCTATAAAGCCATTGGAGATAGAATAATGGTAAAAGGGATTTTCCATCGTGCCTGTCCCAATCACGGAGGTGAACTCGATATTCACGCCACATCATTAGAGATAATCAAACCGGGCAATTTAGTAAAACATCCCATAAATTTAGTCAGAGTAAGAATATCTTTATTACTCTCATTAATTGCCTTAGTTATTATTATTACTCATTTTATTACTAAAACGAAATTCGATAAAGGGTAA
- a CDS encoding potassium transporter TrkG, producing MIPKPTLQDIKTIGYYSGRLIVGYGLLMIIPIAVSFLMNEYNEGINFFISFLCCMIIGYILLLICPVPTDLSWIEGMVIASVSWILTMFLGAIPLFMSGHFISYTDACFDAMSGLATVGLSLIQDLDHISYTVNMWRFTITFIGGQGMILIALTLLIRTSGVYGMYVGEGREDRILPNIVQTARIIWAISLSYFCLGTLVLWFAYVNIGLPKLEAFWHSMWLYISSWATCGFAPQSMSLLYYHSLTIEIITAVVIILGVMNFSIHYALFTGNRKEIYKNIEIISFISIFLIVFFIVINGLVQQQVYSNFTTFFRKALYLVISALGTAGHSTIYPQQFLTDWGPLAMIGLIIAMGIGGNSGSTSGAIKSLRIGILFKGMLQDIKSLSLPKSAVVKEKFHHIKDIVLEDKIVRSTMFIIFCFLFSYGLGTFVGVIYDYPLLDALFDSVSTGSGTGLSCGIVSPQMPFLLKITYIFEMWAGRLEFMSIFALISFVISTTQLWSSKKRVIR from the coding sequence ATGATTCCAAAACCTACCTTACAGGATATTAAAACTATTGGTTATTATAGTGGCAGGCTAATTGTTGGATATGGGCTTTTAATGATTATTCCTATTGCTGTTTCCTTTCTAATGAATGAGTATAACGAAGGAATAAATTTTTTCATTAGTTTTTTGTGTTGCATGATTATTGGCTATATCCTCCTTTTAATCTGTCCTGTTCCAACTGACCTTTCCTGGATAGAAGGAATGGTCATTGCTTCAGTTTCCTGGATTTTAACGATGTTTTTAGGCGCCATCCCACTTTTCATGAGTGGCCATTTTATTTCTTACACAGATGCATGTTTTGATGCTATGAGTGGTTTAGCCACGGTTGGATTATCTTTAATTCAAGATTTAGACCATATTTCTTACACAGTTAATATGTGGCGATTCACAATTACCTTTATTGGTGGTCAAGGAATGATTCTTATTGCTCTGACATTATTAATTCGCACCAGCGGTGTCTATGGAATGTATGTTGGGGAGGGCAGAGAAGATAGAATTTTACCTAACATTGTTCAGACCGCAAGAATAATCTGGGCGATTAGTCTAAGTTATTTTTGTCTTGGGACATTAGTTCTCTGGTTTGCTTATGTAAATATAGGGTTACCGAAACTGGAAGCATTCTGGCATAGTATGTGGTTATATATAAGTTCATGGGCAACTTGTGGTTTTGCACCACAAAGTATGAGTTTACTTTATTACCATAGTTTAACTATTGAAATAATTACCGCAGTAGTAATTATCCTTGGCGTAATGAATTTCTCAATTCATTACGCACTTTTTACGGGAAACCGCAAAGAAATATACAAGAATATTGAAATCATTAGTTTTATAAGTATATTCTTAATAGTTTTCTTTATCGTCATAAATGGACTTGTCCAACAACAAGTTTATTCAAACTTCACTACCTTTTTTAGAAAGGCACTTTATCTTGTTATCTCAGCACTTGGCACTGCTGGCCATTCGACGATTTATCCACAACAATTCTTAACCGACTGGGGACCATTAGCAATGATAGGTTTAATCATCGCTATGGGAATTGGGGGTAATAGTGGTTCGACATCAGGAGCAATTAAATCCTTAAGAATAGGTATTTTATTTAAAGGAATGCTTCAGGATATAAAATCCCTTTCACTCCCTAAATCAGCGGTCGTAAAGGAAAAGTTTCACCATATCAAAGATATTGTATTAGAAGATAAAATCGTTCGCTCAACAATGTTCATTATTTTTTGCTTTTTATTTAGTTATGGACTGGGGACATTTGTTGGAGTTATTTATGATTATCCATTATTAGATGCTTTGTTTGATTCAGTTTCCACAGGAAGCGGCACTGGACTTAGTTGTGGAATTGTTTCTCCTCAAATGCCATTTTTACTTAAAATAACCTATATATTTGAAATGTGGGCAGGAAGATTAGAATTTATGTCTATTTTTGCCTTGATTAGTTTTGTTATCTCAACTACCCAATTATGGTCTTCTAAAAAGAGGGTAATAAGATGA
- a CDS encoding NAD-binding protein, with product MYIVIVGGGKIGYQLAKTLCQDKHQVALIEKDPNICSEIAEELENVLTIEGDGCEAHYLEDAGIEKADVVAAVTGDDEDNIVVCQLAKEYFNVPRTVARVNDPKNEQIFNDLGVDVPINSTAIIARIIEEETSLEDFINLMTVQKGKLAIVRVDLMDNSPVINKPIEKIKLPSNSVIASIVRGEDLIIPNGKTKLEKGDDIIALTTIENEQALLNIFLGEIDINE from the coding sequence ATGTATATAGTTATTGTTGGTGGAGGAAAGATTGGGTATCAACTGGCTAAAACACTTTGCCAGGATAAGCATCAGGTTGCTTTAATAGAAAAAGATCCAAATATCTGTTCTGAAATTGCCGAAGAATTAGAAAATGTACTTACAATCGAAGGAGATGGCTGTGAGGCACATTATTTAGAAGATGCCGGGATTGAAAAGGCTGATGTTGTTGCGGCTGTAACCGGTGATGACGAAGATAATATTGTTGTCTGTCAATTGGCGAAGGAATACTTTAATGTCCCTCGCACTGTCGCTCGAGTAAATGACCCCAAAAATGAACAGATTTTTAATGATTTAGGAGTGGATGTGCCCATCAATAGCACCGCAATTATTGCTCGAATAATTGAGGAAGAAACATCCCTCGAAGACTTTATTAACCTGATGACTGTCCAGAAAGGTAAATTAGCGATTGTCCGCGTTGACCTTATGGATAACTCACCGGTTATAAATAAACCAATAGAGAAAATTAAATTACCATCTAACTCAGTTATTGCCTCTATTGTTAGAGGCGAAGACCTTATCATTCCCAACGGCAAAACTAAGTTAGAAAAAGGAGATGATATAATTGCCCTGACGACGATTGAAAATGAACAGGCATTACTCAATATTTTCTTAGGAGAAATTGATATAAATGAATAA
- a CDS encoding TrkA family potassium uptake protein, with product MYIIIIGCGRVGSQLATTLSLEGHNVVVIDKSNSSFKRLGTNFNGRTMVGNGYDVELLKKAGIENADAVAVVTNGDNTNVVATQVARKIFKIPTVITRIYDPKRTQLYHQLGLNVIGGTTLMAKMIKEKITSGHFVHHLSEVNEIEIIEFKINEDTSGLTLKEIETKQQGKTLAVLRDKEILFPNEEIITKEKDILLIIVKR from the coding sequence ATGTATATTATCATCATTGGTTGTGGTCGAGTCGGGTCTCAATTAGCAACTACTTTAAGTTTAGAAGGACATAATGTTGTTGTGATTGATAAAAGTAACTCTTCCTTCAAACGACTGGGCACAAATTTTAATGGTAGAACTATGGTTGGTAATGGTTATGATGTTGAGCTTTTGAAAAAAGCGGGTATTGAAAATGCAGATGCAGTTGCTGTGGTGACAAACGGCGATAATACCAATGTGGTCGCAACACAGGTCGCAAGGAAAATATTTAAAATACCTACTGTGATAACCAGAATATATGACCCAAAACGAACACAACTATATCACCAATTAGGATTAAATGTAATTGGTGGAACAACCTTAATGGCAAAAATGATCAAAGAAAAAATTACCTCTGGACATTTTGTTCATCACTTATCTGAAGTAAATGAGATAGAAATAATTGAATTTAAAATAAATGAAGATACATCTGGTTTAACTTTAAAAGAAATAGAAACAAAACAACAGGGTAAAACCCTTGCCGTGCTTCGTGATAAGGAAATCCTATTTCCAAATGAAGAAATAATTACTAAAGAAAAGGATATTTTATTAATTATTGTTAAAAGGTAA
- a CDS encoding acylphosphatase codes for MNIRAHLYISGYVQGVFFRAYTQDSAKRLEINGWVKNLPDGRVEALFEGEETQVEKIISWCHKGPPGASVKNVEMTYEDYTGEFSTFEIKYGHR; via the coding sequence ATGAACATAAGAGCACATCTCTATATCTCTGGCTATGTCCAGGGAGTATTCTTCAGGGCATATACTCAAGATTCTGCAAAAAGATTAGAAATTAATGGCTGGGTAAAAAACCTCCCGGATGGGAGAGTAGAAGCACTATTTGAAGGAGAAGAGACACAAGTAGAAAAAATCATCTCCTGGTGCCATAAAGGTCCTCCCGGGGCAAGTGTTAAAAATGTTGAAATGACTTACGAAGATTATACCGGAGAATTTTCTACATTTGAAATAAAATATGGACATAGATAG
- a CDS encoding PQQ-binding-like beta-propeller repeat protein, which yields MPELVKEKWSYNIRESVFCVAITHDAKYIVVGANDKNLYFLDGRGNKLWEYEIGQWVHSVDITYKGNYIVAGTGDYDVCFFNNTGELLWKYKTGGDVNSVSITPGGDYIAVGTADWKIGLLDVINGKLLWRYGVSQMVSGVALTPAAEYIVSGCGDRYIYFQNKNGKLLWKFETNGEVYDVDISFNGNLIIAGGEDKYIYLLNKKGKLLFKKYIGGEIYGVRITPDGEFIVAGVNNNYVYLLNKTGKEIWKYETKGSVYEVDITPNAKHIAVASRDRKLYLLQNLITPSKKLSFLHKKYV from the coding sequence ATGCCAGAATTAGTCAAAGAAAAATGGAGTTATAACATTCGAGAAAGTGTTTTTTGTGTTGCCATTACCCATGATGCTAAATATATAGTTGTAGGTGCCAATGATAAAAATCTTTATTTCTTAGATGGAAGGGGTAATAAACTCTGGGAATATGAAATTGGACAATGGGTACATTCCGTAGATATTACCTATAAAGGAAACTATATTGTTGCTGGAACTGGTGATTATGATGTTTGTTTCTTTAATAATACAGGTGAATTGCTATGGAAATATAAAACAGGGGGCGATGTAAATAGCGTTTCTATTACTCCAGGAGGAGATTATATTGCGGTTGGCACTGCTGATTGGAAAATAGGACTTTTAGATGTGATAAATGGAAAACTCCTCTGGCGATATGGAGTAAGTCAAATGGTTAGTGGCGTAGCACTTACACCCGCCGCGGAATATATTGTCTCTGGTTGTGGAGATAGATATATTTACTTTCAGAATAAAAACGGAAAGTTATTATGGAAGTTTGAAACAAATGGCGAGGTTTATGATGTCGATATCTCTTTTAATGGTAATCTAATTATAGCTGGTGGAGAAGATAAATATATTTACCTTTTAAATAAAAAGGGTAAATTACTCTTTAAAAAATATATCGGCGGAGAAATCTATGGAGTTAGAATTACCCCTGATGGTGAATTTATAGTTGCGGGAGTAAATAATAATTATGTTTATTTACTTAATAAAACAGGAAAAGAAATCTGGAAATATGAAACAAAAGGAAGTGTTTATGAAGTAGATATTACTCCTAATGCAAAACATATTGCCGTTGCCTCGCGTGATAGGAAACTTTATCTACTTCAAAACTTAATTACTCCTTCAAAAAAACTATCTTTTCTTCATAAAAAATATGTCTAA